In one window of Denticeps clupeoides chromosome 2, fDenClu1.1, whole genome shotgun sequence DNA:
- the cry-dash gene encoding cryptochrome DASH, which yields MSNARTVICLLRNDLRLHDNEVLHWAHKNAEHIVPLYCFDPLHYLGTHCFNFPKTGPFRLRFLLDSVKDLRTSLEKKGSSLVVRRGEPHKVIGDLIRQLGSVSAVAFHEEATQEELKVERQIKDVCSQNKVRVQSFWGSTLYHRDDLPFNHISRLPDVYTQFRKAVESQGRVRPVTPTPEQLRPLPTGLEEGPIPTFQDLEQTEALTDGRSAFPCCGGETEALARIQHYFWDTDAVASYKETRNGLIGVDYSTKFAPWLAMGCLSPRHIYHQIKKYEAQRTANQSTYWVIFELLWRDYFRFVAVKYGNQIFHLNGLQDKKVPWKKDMKLFNAWKEGRTGVPFVDANMRELALTGFMSNRGRQNVASFLTKDMGLDWRMGAEWFEYLLVDYDVCSNYGNWLYSAGIGNDPREDRKFNMVKQALDYDNNGDYVRLWVPELQGIKGGDVHTPWTLSSAALSHAGVCLNENYPSPVTVAPEWSRYVNKRPAGGAAPSARGKKGPSHTPRSHKDRGIDFYFSRSKKL from the exons ATGTCGAACGCGCGCACCGTAATCTGTCTCCTACGAAACGACCTGCGTCTCCACGATAACGAG GTGTTACACTGGGCCCATAAAAATGCGGAGCACATAGTTCCACTCTACTGCTTTGACCCTTTACACTATTTGGGCACCCACTGCTTCAATTTCCCCAAGACTGGCCCGTTTCGCCTGCGTTTCCTTCTAGACAGTGTCAAAGACTTGCGGACGTCCCTCGAAAAGAAGGGCAG CAGCCTCGTGGTGCGACGTGGGGAGCCACACAAGGTGATCGGGGACCTGATTAGACAGCTAGGCTCTGTCAGCGCCGTGGCCTTCCATGAAGAG GCGACGCAGGAAGAGCTGAAGGTGGAGAGGCAGATTAAGGACGTCTGCTCCCAAAACAAAGTCAGAGTACAAAGCTTCTGGGGCTCGACGCTGTACCACAGGGACGACCTTCCGTTCAACCACATCAGCAG GCTGCCCGACGTTTACACCCAGTTCAGGAAGGCGGTGGAGTCCCAGGGCAGGGTGAGGCCGGTCACCCCCACGCCAGAACAGCTGAGGCCACTGCCCACTGGCCTGGAGGAAGGACCCATCCCTACCTTCCAAGATCTGGAGCAGACAG AGGCACTGACGGACGGTCGCTCTGCTTTTCCGTGTTGTGGTGGAGAGACTGAGGCCCTGGCCCGAATACAGCACTACTTCTGGGACACG GATGCTGTAGCATCATACAAGGAGACTCGAAATGGCTTAATAGGGGTAGATTACTCCACAAAGTTTGCCCCTTG GCTTGCCATGGGCTGCTTATCCCCTCGGCATATTTACcaccaaataaagaaatatgagGCACAGaggacagccaatcagagcaccTACTG GGTGATATTTGAGCTTTTGTGGAGGGACTACTTCAGATTTGTTGCGGTGAAGTATGGAaaccaaatatttcatttaaatg GTCTTCAAGATAAGAAGGTGCCTTGGAAAAAAGACATGAAGCTGTTTAATGCGTGGAAAG AGGGGCGCACCGGGGTGCCCTTCGTGGACGCCAACATGCGGGAGCTGGCGCTGACAGGGTTCATGTCCAACAGAGGGCGGCAGAACGTAGCCAGCTTCCTCACCAAGGACATGGGGCTGGACTGGAGGATGGGAGCAGAGTGGTTTGAATACTTACTG GTGGACTATGATGTTTGCAGCAATTACGGCAACTGGCTCTACAGTGCTGGAATAGGCAATGATCCCAGGGAGGACAGGAAGTTCAACATGGTCAAACAAGCACTGGATTATGACAATAAT GGAGACTATGTGAGACTTTGGGTTCCTGAGCTGCAGGGCATCAAGGGTGGGGATGTTCACACACCATGGACTTTGAGCAGTGCGGCCCTGTCACATGCTGGTGTTTGTCTGAATGAGAACTACCCCTCCCCCGTCACTGTGGCACCTGAGTGGAGCCGATACGTCAACAAGAGACCA GCTGGCGGTGCAGCACCTAGTGCAAGAGGGAAAAAAGGCCCGTCGCACACCCCCAGGTCACACAAGGACCGAGGAATCGACTTCTACTTCTCCAGAAGCAAGAAACTCTGA